The Helianthus annuus cultivar XRQ/B chromosome 16, HanXRQr2.0-SUNRISE, whole genome shotgun sequence genome includes a window with the following:
- the LOC110942826 gene encoding uncharacterized protein LOC110942826, with amino-acid sequence MSQAVCLDCSRAVTVHTWTPLLPSKSFQLAPSRFASLFVPSQLLRAVSAGSEPIHLKLSKHLAFVERTYQLKIMKIRLVVYSGGKLEYVADADSSRRGLEIEPNLSYTALLSKVSNMCSSTNITKLSYRLSSFSDPIDIINDEDLAMFYNFAMENIFEIYKLYVVEGFCAGLSSFSHPKKFKVPDLNFCTDEENYDVLNDYQPNPDNSFENCLQSSSITFEPGHVFNNKEDMKLELGKKCSLKHFEFKVDRSSKTRYEVSCLVDGCVWRFRAYSFGDSGVFFVKSFNDKHTCSKTLTYPHLRQANPKVVAHYLKEPLKHSGRIYRCNEIVKDFRQRFQVEITTSQAWRGKSLPLELLQGTSRDSFAELPFY; translated from the exons ATGAGCCAAGCCGTGTGCTTAGATTGTAGCCGAGCCGTTACCGTACACACGTGGACCCCACTGCTGCCATCCAAGTCGTTTCAGCTGGCTCCGAGCCGTTTCGCCTCATTGTTTGTGCCATCTCAACTGCTCCGAGCCGTTTCAGCTGGCTCCGAGCCG ATTCATCTAAAGTTATCAAAACATTTAGCTTTTGTAGAAAGAACTTACCAACTTAAAATTATGAAGATTCGTTTGGTTGTATACAGCGGCGGAAAGTTGGAGTATGTTGCTGATGCTGATTCAAGTAGACGTGGTTTAGAAATTGAACCCAACCTTTCATACACTGCTCTTCTAAGTAAAGTGTCAAACATGTGTAGTTCTACAAACATTACGAAGTTATCGTATCGGTTGTCTTCCTTTAGTGATCCAATCGATATAATAAACGATGAAGATCTTGCAATGTTTTATAATTTTGCTatggaaaatatttttgaaatttataaattatatgtCGTTGAAGGGTTTTGTGCTGGGTTATCTAGTTTTTCACATCCAAAAAAATTTAAAGTTCCTGATTTGAATTTCTGTACTGATGAAGAAAATTATGATGTTTTAAACGACTACCAGCCAAATCCTGATAATTCATTTGAAAATTGTTTGCAATCTTCATCAATTACTTTTGAACCAGGGCACGTATTTAATAACAAAGAAGACATGAAACTTGAGTTGGGAAAAAAATGTTCGTTAAAACACTTTGAGTTTAAAGTAGACAGATCTTCTAAAACTCGGTACGAAGTGTCATGTTTGGTGGACGGTTGCGTTTGGCGTTTTCGTGCATACAGTTTTGGGGATAGTGGGGTGTTTTTTGTTAAGAGTTTTAACGATAAACACACGTGCTCGAAGACGCTAACGTACCCACATCTTCGTCAGGCAAACCCAAAGGTTGTTGCTCACTATTTAAAAGAACCTTTAAAACACAGTGGTAGAATATATCGTTGTAATGAAATAGTGAAAGATTTTAGACAAAGATTCCAAGTTGAGATAACCACTAGTCAAGCTTGGCGTGGAAAAAGTCTGCCACTAGAGCTTTTACAAGGAACAAGCAGAGATTCATTTGCAGAACTACCATTTTACTGA
- the LOC110942827 gene encoding uncharacterized protein LOC110942827, whose translation MDLTQKQIRNAFDTMKSKYVGWCYLRNKTGNLYNPETNMFTLMPQEWEDFKKGHPRAMSLKTRPLPHLDLHIAVFEGLSATGGNQWTSTQTSGVSSSPHVQTLQIQDGSFHNLENDDGDSHEQSFQNGDEVPTNNKAQTSNDNETRPNKKAKTSKTTITLDDLAKDMQQALKHMVKSMEGPSTDECYEKLKLVGLEPIDPLFLAAFNMVFTFLVARWEGVAHDSRILSESLTNANAPFPLPPPDKYYLCDAAYAHTRGFMAPYRNVRYWLGDFRRNRPLTDKEKFNHAHAKLRNVIERSYGGLSDDFFDEYDHPNVRLQDGDEHAQDGGEEVAYHGSAADREFMSQLRDQIAQELMQNNIIPQEYLTVTADEDSNEELDFERLYDEVCFEAYHAEMEEGVEYDSEAEDHSGY comes from the exons ATGGATTTGACTCAAAAGCAAATTAGAAATGCTTTTGATACTATGAAATCAAAATATGTAGGATGGTGCTACTTGAGAAACAAGACTGGAAATCTATACAACCCAGAAACAAATATGTTTACTTTAATGCCTCAGGAATGGGAAGATTTTAAGAAG GGTCACCCGAGGGCAATGTCATTAAAAACACGCCCGTTGCCTCATCTTGACCTTCACATAGCTGTGTTTGAAGGGCTTAGTGCTACAGGTGGCAATCAATGGACATCTACTCAAACATCTGGAGTTTCATCATCCCCACATGTCCAAACACTTCAAATACAAGATGGTAGCTTTCATAATCTAGAAAATGATGATGGAGACTCTCATgaacaaagttttcaaaatggtgaTGAAGTTCCTACCAATAACAAGGCTCAAACATCTAATGATAATGAAACTAGGCCCAACAAAAAGGCTAAAACCTCTAAGACCACCATTACCCTAGATGATTTGGCTAAAGATATGCAACAAGCACTCAAGCATATGGTGAAAAGCATGGAAGGACCATCAACTGACGAATGCTATGAGAAGTTGAAATTAGTTGGGTTAGAGCCTATAGATCCCTTGTTTTTGGCAGCATTCAACATGGTATTTACTTTTCTCGTGGCCAGATGGGAAGGAGTAGCACATGATTCTAGAATATTGTCTGAATCTTTAACAAATGCTAATGCACCATTTCCACTTCCTCCTCCGG ATAAATATTATCTATGTGATGCTGCGTATGCACACACTCGTGGATTTATGGCACCATATCGAAATGTGAGGTATTGGCTTGGAGATTTTCGCCGAAATCGTCCATTGACCGACAAAGAAAAATTCAACCACGCACATGCAAAACTTAGAAATGTTATTGAACGTTCTTATGGG GGCTTAAGTGATGACTTTTTTGATGAATATGATCACCCAAATGTACGCCTTCAAGATGGAGATGAACATGCACAAGATGGTGGTGAAGAAGTAGCTTACCATGGAAGTGCAGCGGACCGTGAATTCATGAGTCAACTTCGAGATCAGATAGCACAAGAATTAATGCAAAACAAT ATTATTCCACAAGAATATTTGACGGTTACTGCTGACGAAGACTCGAACGAGGAATTGGATTTCGAAAGACTATACGATGAAGTGTGTTTTGAAGCTTATCATGCGGAAATGGAAGAAGGAGTAGAGTATGATTCTGAAGCAGAAGACCATTCCGGTTATTAG